TCCACGACGTGCTGAGCAAGTCGCTCGGCTCGTCGAACCCGATCAACATCGTGCACGCCACGGTGGCCGCTCTGCGGGGCCTTCAGCGCCCCGAGGAGATCGCCGCCCGTCGTGGTCTGCCGCTCGAGGACGTCGCCCCCGCCGCTCTGCTGCGGGCGCGTGCCGGGGTGGGTGTGTGAGCATGGCCCGCCTCAAGATCACGCAGACGAAGTCGTACATCGGCAGCAAGCAGAACCACCGCGACACTCTGCGTTCGCTCGGGCTGAAGAAGCTCGGCGACGTGGTCGTCAAGGAGGACCGCCCCGAGTTCCGCGGCATGGCGCAGACCGTGCGGCACCTCGTGACGGTCGAGGAGGTCGACTGACATGGCGGAGAACAACCCGCTGAAGGTCCACAACCTCCGGCCCGCCCCGGGCGCCAAGACCGCCAAGACCCGTGTCGGTCGTGGTGAGGCGTCCAAGGGTAAGACCGCTGGTCGTGGCACCAAGGGCACCAAGGCCCGCTACCAGGTTCCGGAGCGCTTCGAGGGTGGGCAGATGCCCCTCCACATGCGGCTCCCGAAGCTCAAGGGCTTCAAGAACCCGTTCCGCACCGAGTACCAGGTCGTGAACCTGGACAAGCTGGCCGCGCTCTACCCCGAGGGTGGCGAGGTCACGGTGGCCGACCTGGTCGCCAAGGGTGCGGTTCGCAAGAACCAGCTCGTCAAGGTGCTGGGCTCCGGTGAGGTCTCCGTGGCGCTCCAGGTGACGGTCGACGCCGTCTCCGGCTCCGCCAAGGAGAAGATCACCGCCGCCGGTGGCACCGTCACCGAGCTCGTCTGAGCACGGTGCGTTTCTGACCGGGGGTGCCCCAGATACGGGGCATCCCCGGTTGGTCGTTCCAAGCGGGGCCGGGTCGCCGGTAAGGTGGCTGGCGTTGTTACCTTCCGCGCGGTACGTCTCCGCGCGGGTCCTGGCTGATAAGTATCCGTCGATCCTCAAGACCGTCACCTCTCGCGAAGCGACGCGGGGGGCGCAGGAGGCACCGTGCTCACCGCGTTCGCCCGGGCGTTCAAGACGCCCGACCTGCGCAAGAAGCTGCTGTTCACGCTGGGCATCATCGTGCTCTTCCGGCTCGGGCAACATATCCCGATCCCGGGCATCGACTACAAGAACGTCCAGACGTGCATGGACCTCGCCAAGGGCCAGCAGGGGCTGTTCGGCCTGGTCAACATGTTCAGTGGTGGCGCACTGCTCCAGATCACCATCTTCGCGCTAGGGATCATGCCGTACATCACGGCGAGCATCATCCTCCAGCTGCTGACCGTGGTGATCCCGCGCCTTGAGGCCCTCAAGAAGGAGGGCCAGGCCGGTCAAGGGAAGATCACGCAGTACACCCGCTATCTGACCATCGCGCTGGCGATCCTCCAGGGCACCGGCCTGGTGGCCACCGCCCGCAGCGGCTCGCTCTTCCAGAGCTGCCCGGTCGGCGGTCAGATCGTCAGGGACGACTCGATCTTCACCACCGCCGTGATGGTCATCACGATGACCGCGGGCACCGCGCTGATCATGTGGCTCGGTGAGCTGGTCACCGACCGCGGCATCGGCAACGGCATGTCGATCCTGATGTTCGTCTCCATCGCCGCCGGTTTCCCGAGCGCGATGTGGAGCATCAAGCAGCAGGGCAAGATCATGGACGGCTGGCTGGAGTTCGGCCTGGTGATCCTCTGTGGTCTGGCCATGGTCGGCCTGGTGGTCTTCGTCGAGCAGGCCCAGCGCCGAATCCCCGTGCAATACGCCAAACGCATGATCGGCCGTCGCTCGTACGGCGGTACGTCCACCTACATCCCGATGAAGGTGAACCAGGCGGGTGTGATCCCCGTGATCTTCGCCTCATCGCTGCTGTACATCCCGGCGCTGATCGTCCAGTTCTCCAATTCGAAGGCCGGCTGGGCGACCTGGATCTCGCAGAACTTCGTCAAGGGCGACCACCCGATCTACATCGCCACGTACTTCCTGCTGATCGTCTTCTTCGCATTCTTCTATGTCGCCATCAGCTTCAACCCCGAAGAAGTTGCCGACAACATGAAGAAGTATGGTGGGTTCATCCCGGGTATCCGGGCTGGTCGTCCCACCGCGGAGTACCTGAGCTACGTGCTGAACCGCATCACGTGGCCCGGTGCGCTCTATCTGGGCTTGATCGCCCTGGTGCCCACGGTGGCGCTGGTGACGCTCAACGCCAATCAGAACTTCCCGTTCGGCGGCACGAGCATCCTGATCATCGTGGGTGTCGGCCTGGAGACTGTGAAGCAGATCGAGAGCCAGCTTCAGCAGCGACACTACGAAGGGTTCCTCCGCTGATGCGAATCGTCCTCGTCGGGCCTCCGGGAGCCGGCAAGGGTACGCAGGCCGCGTACCTCGCCGAGAAGCTGTCGATCCCGCATATCTCCACCGGCGACCTGTTCCGCGCGAACATCAGCCAGGGCACCCCCCTCGGCAAGCAGGCACAGGAGTACATGCGGGCCGGACAACTGGTACCGGACGAGGTCACCATCGCCATGGCGGAGGACCGGCTGGACCAGGAGGACGCGCAGCAGGGCTTCCTGCTGGACGGGTTCCCGAGGAACCAGGTCCAGGCCGAGGCCCTGGACGCCTACCTGGGGCAGCGCGGTGTCTCGCTGGACGCGGTGCTGGACCTGGAGGTCCCC
This genomic interval from Streptomyces asiaticus contains the following:
- the rpmD gene encoding 50S ribosomal protein L30 yields the protein MARLKITQTKSYIGSKQNHRDTLRSLGLKKLGDVVVKEDRPEFRGMAQTVRHLVTVEEVD
- the rplO gene encoding 50S ribosomal protein L15, coding for MAENNPLKVHNLRPAPGAKTAKTRVGRGEASKGKTAGRGTKGTKARYQVPERFEGGQMPLHMRLPKLKGFKNPFRTEYQVVNLDKLAALYPEGGEVTVADLVAKGAVRKNQLVKVLGSGEVSVALQVTVDAVSGSAKEKITAAGGTVTELV
- the secY gene encoding preprotein translocase subunit SecY: MLTAFARAFKTPDLRKKLLFTLGIIVLFRLGQHIPIPGIDYKNVQTCMDLAKGQQGLFGLVNMFSGGALLQITIFALGIMPYITASIILQLLTVVIPRLEALKKEGQAGQGKITQYTRYLTIALAILQGTGLVATARSGSLFQSCPVGGQIVRDDSIFTTAVMVITMTAGTALIMWLGELVTDRGIGNGMSILMFVSIAAGFPSAMWSIKQQGKIMDGWLEFGLVILCGLAMVGLVVFVEQAQRRIPVQYAKRMIGRRSYGGTSTYIPMKVNQAGVIPVIFASSLLYIPALIVQFSNSKAGWATWISQNFVKGDHPIYIATYFLLIVFFAFFYVAISFNPEEVADNMKKYGGFIPGIRAGRPTAEYLSYVLNRITWPGALYLGLIALVPTVALVTLNANQNFPFGGTSILIIVGVGLETVKQIESQLQQRHYEGFLR
- a CDS encoding adenylate kinase, which codes for MRIVLVGPPGAGKGTQAAYLAEKLSIPHISTGDLFRANISQGTPLGKQAQEYMRAGQLVPDEVTIAMAEDRLDQEDAQQGFLLDGFPRNQVQAEALDAYLGQRGVSLDAVLDLEVPESEVIKRIAGRRTCRNDSSHTFHVEYKPPKVPGVCDVCGGELYQREDDSEETVRKRLEVYHRETEPIIDYYKAKGLVVTISALGKVSEVTQRAMDALAAKAA